Sequence from the Vibrio alfacsensis genome:
TATGTTTGCCCGTGTCGCGGTTGCACCAGCCGAGCTACCCGTTGGTATCGTTACGGCGTTAATTGGTGCACCATTCTTTATCTATCTACTGTTCCAACAAAAAGGAAAGATCCTGTAATGAATCACACCGCTTTATCAGGCAAAAATATCTCTATGCAGTACGGCAATCGAATTGTTCTCGATGACATCAGTATTGATATTCGCGCTGGTGAGGTCACCGCCCTATTGGGGCCAAATGGAGCAGGAAAGAGTACACTTCTCAAGCTTCTGTGTGGCGAAATACCATCACAGAATGACATCGAATATTTTGGTAAGCAGAAGAATGACTGGGCTCCGTCTGAAAGTGCTAAACACATTGCGATGCTGCCACAACACAGCACATTAACATTTCCATTTTTAGCCAAAGAAGTGGTCGAGTTAGGTGCTATTCCACTTTCAATAACCAATAAAGAAACAACACAACTGGCTCTGCACTATATGGAACAGACGGATGTGTTACACCTTGCAGATCGCCTTTACCCCGCCCTTTCCGGAGGGGAGAAGCAACGCTTACATCTTGCTCGAGTGCTCACCCAACTTCATCAATCAGGAGAAAGGAAAATACTCATGCTGGATGAACCAACGTCGGCTTTGGATCTTGCCCACCAGCACAACACATTAAAGATCGCTCGCGAAGCAGCGAAACAACACAATGCGGCCGTTGTTGTTGTATTACACGATCTCAATTTAGCTTCACAGTACTCAGACCGCCTTGTGCTGCTTCATAATGGAAAATTAGTTTGTGATGACACGCCATGGAATGCGCTAACGCCTGAACGCATTGAACACGTTTATGGCTATCGTTCGATTGTCACGAAACATCCAACTCTTAACTTTCCACAAGTCCACGCAGCGGCTTAGTACCTGTTTAAGGCTGGATAAACTAACTCACGTCTTGTCTTGTCTTGTCTTGTCTTGTCTTGTAAGAATGCCACTGCACTAACTTAGAACTTATACCCCGCTCAAACAAAAGAAGCCCTGCTAACTAAATAGTTAGCAGGGCTTCTTCTAACTATAAATATAGAGCACTATTTGCTCATCTGAATCAAGGAGCGTCCAATCAGCCACTCTAACTCTTTTGCACTGTTTTCCCCAAACTGGCTTTCAACGACTTTGTAAAGACGGTCTATACCGTTTGCGGCAAATTCATGAGCACTTTCAGACGTCACAATGTGATGGAATAACAAACGTAAAATTGCTAAGAATTCAGGATCCTCAAGCGCTTTAATCCAACTATCAGAGAATGCATCTAATCCATTATCAAATTCCAAATGCTCTACGAACATTTTGAAAATACGACCATCTAATGCAGCAGTAAAATCTGTTTTCTTCGGGAAATGGTGGCTAATGCCCGTACGCGATACCCCTGTCTGTTGGCTTAATGTGGTATAAGACATTTTGTCGTAACCAAGTCTTAGAAGTTGATCGACAACGGCATCCATAATCTTTTGGATCGTGATTTCAGTATCTTCTTTACTACGCTTTGGCATATTTTAAGCTCTTCTCTTCTTAAATCCATCTAACCCATTATCTTATGAGTTTAAAATGAAATTCATCCTCAATATTATGTACTGTCGTTACCCAAATTTATATTAGGTATCAAATCACTTGTACAAAACGCGCCGTAACGTGCACTTTACAGTGATACTTCCATCAATACATGTGACTCAAAATCGGCAAAAATCTATTCCATTATAAATTTATGCCGATAACATTCATAAAAATCATCCTAAAGCCAAGAATGATAACTTTGTGAAAATGGTCAATCGAGAAATAGTCTTATAAATTGATTCCTAGTTCAACTCACCTGACGAAAATCTCATAGAGATCTCGCTCGATTGGAGCAAAACATTGACAGATATCACAATAATTTTCTACAACTGACGCAAAAGATGTACGTAACCTATTGTTAACAACATAACATACCGGCTCTTTTTTGTCCGAAATCATTCATTTTTGTAGATACAGATCAAATACCTGATAGAATACCCGCAGTATTTACAAGAGGATTCGTTATGAGTATCGAATTAGAACAGAACCAAGTTTGTGAAGCTTGCGGTTGTGCTGGTGAAATGGGCTTTATCATCAAAGAAGGCGACGACGTTGCTGAAGTAACGATTTTCGCAGACTCTAAAGCCACACTAGAAGCAGAATTAGCAAAATACGTTGAATTAGCAAAAACAGTATGTGCAAACGTTGAATACAATGTATCTGCCCTAACTGAAGAGTCTAAAGAACTAAAGGCACGCTTTAAATTTGAAGTAAGTGCAGAAAAGCTAATCTTCGAACTAAAAACTCGCTCTCTAATGCGTTAATCATCGATATTTAATCGATAGAGACGTAAAAGCGAGCAATCAGCTCGCTTTTGATCGTTTGTCAACCTGTCTAACTCTTGTCTTGTTGAAACACCACCCACTTCAATGCCCCATTGGTTTCAAACTCATTCTCATCGCTACACAGTAGCAACACGCCCTCAACGTTTAATATCGCCCCTGTTGTATAAGCTTTGTCATCGTAGTAACAAACTCGTTGTCCTAACTTGCTATCAGCCACGATAAGGGCCTTGGCATCTGGCGTGCTATAAGATTTAGCCAGCGCAGCACTTGAAAACAGTACGCTTACCATACTCGCGACGATGAAAGATCTCGATTTTAGGTTCATAACTCCCCCCTTTATAAGGTAATCATACTATCAGGGATGGATTTCACGTTCTTGGCAGCATCTCATGTTCTTGATGCTAGAAGCTCATTAGACTTTACGTTATGCTTTTTCTGACTCCTAATCACCAGTATTCTCGTTATGTGCTTTTTCGCTTTTTTGCCTCGCTTTTTCACTTTGTCTCGCTTATTCCCTTTGCCACGTCATTTATTCACTTTACTAGTTAGCTTTGTGGCTTTATCCGGCACGTCGATGGCTCATGACCTAGACTACTACACAAAACTGAACCATACCGACAACTACGGCAATCTTGACCTACGCAACAAGCCTTACACGTCGCTTCCTGACGGCCTCATCGTAAAAGGTAATTTAGACCTATCACAATCCCCTATCACTAAACTCACTAGAGGGTTGGATGTAGGAGGAAGCCTCACTGCCAAAAACAGCGCGCTGAAAATCATCAGGCCCGGTATCAAAATAAAAGGTTATGCAAATCTGTTAGGAAGCCAAATCGAACGCTGGCCAAGAGGAGTAAAACTTGGTGGGTACTTAAACTTGGCCGATACGCCACTCGTGAGCTTGCCAGCAAGGCTTAATGTGAAAGGAGACCTAAGCGTCATTAGAACGCCATTAACTCAACTACCAGAGGGATTAGTCGTCGATGGTAACCTTTACATTGGCGGATCTGCTATTACAACGTTTCCTGAAACAATGACGGTACGAGGCAATATCTTTTTGGGGGGAAACCGGATTTCCAAATGGCCAAGCCAGCTCACTTTGGGAGGAGCGGTTGCACCATAGAGGCGACAGCATAATGGATGCAATACCATAACGAATTTGCCACCGTCCGACTATATCAGCGAGTACCGCATAAGCTCATTCGCTCTAAACAAGTCGGTCTAAGTAATGACCTTACAAGCCTCTAACCCGTTGCTGAATAAATGAGCGCTTAAGCTATGAGGACTTAAGCCATGAGTGCGTAAGCTATGACCACGTAAGCTATGAGTACGTATACAACGACTAGACTAATTGAGGAATGAGGCAGCAAAGCCCGCATTCCTCACATTATGTGTTTGCTAATGAAATAGGTAATTAAACCTCTTGGTTGTTGACCGGGTTGGCATAACTTGCAACTAAATAAGTTTGAGCCCCCGTTGGCAGCTGCTGCAATTTCTCTGCTAGTTGAGACTTTACAGAATCCGTGATGCTTTCATCCTCTCGTCCCGCCGCAAGCAGATTGATCGGGAATACTCGGTAGTTGTTATGAATTTGGCGGTCGATTTCATTAGCTAACGCGTCTGGAGTTTCAAACTCTTGGTCAATCACCTCGCCAAACGCGACATGAACTTTCCCTTTGTAACCGATAATGCCTTGAATGATGCTCTCGATATCCTCAAATTCACCTTTTTCATAACGACCATTTTCTGCTTTTTCATACAGTTCTTTTGCTTTCGCAATGTCACACGGATCATTTTGATATGAAATTGATACCGGTACGATTTTCAATGAACGCGTGTACTCACCAAAACTGACCTTTTGCTTACGTCCCTCTACGTGGAACATTTTCAAAATGGCAGGATCGGTAAAATCATTGCCATCTTTCGCTCGGCCCTCTTTCTGTGCAATCCAGATAGAGTTGCCCGTCTCTAACGAGTGCTTGATGTAGCCTGACAATTGCCCTAGCGCTTTCATCATTTCACGAGGCGCTTTTACTGAGCGCTTAACGATAAAGCTTTTGTTGAGCTTCATAAGCTCTGTTGCACATGGTTTTTTCAATAAGTTATCGCCAATCGCAATGCGCACCGTTCGGTGTCCACTTTGGTGCAAACCAAAATTCACTAAAGCAGGATCCATCGCGATGTCGCGGTGATTGGAGACAAAGAGATATGAAGTATTCTTATCTAGCTTATCTAAACCAGAAAATGTGACGCCGTCTGTCGTCGAGTTTAGCGTATCTCGAAGGTATTTCTTTACCTCCAGTTGAATCGCCTCAACAGAGTTCAATTTGCTCCACTTCGCTTTCAAGTAAATACGAAGCACTGGGGCCATCAATGCTTTAAACCAGCTCGCTTTGTTATTAAAGCGATGGTTTATAATTGCACTAATGAACTCATCATCTTGGATCAATCGATCCAAAGCAGCAGGAATTTCATCGTCGTTATATGGACGAATTTCAATATAAGGATCGTTATTGGTTGTCATCTTTCAATTCATTCTTTAAAAAGCTGGCACATTTTACGCATAGTTTTGCCAACTCGCAGCAACTCAAACCATACTTTTAACATGGTCATACCAGTAGCATTACAATCTTGGCAAAAAACTCGGTTAACCGGTTGGCATTCAAAAGCTTTAGCGGTAACCTTATCGGCCCAAAAACTCCGGTAATCATAATGAACTACGCAATTGAATTTCACGATACACATTTCCCATTTCTGCATGTCACAGCGCGTAAAAAAGCGCTTAAGCACAGTTTACTGTCTGTCGTAGAAGGGCTCGTGATCATCAAATTGGGTAAGCAAGAGTATGCCATTGAACCAGGTCAATACTTTTGGATTCCGCAAGATTGTTTGAGTTCCCTCACTTTTTTACCTAATACCAGATTGAATCGTTGCGACTTTTCAATCCGCCTGACTGACGAATTCCCCCAGCAAGCGGGGTTCTTTAAACCATCAAGTTTACTTAAAGCACTGGTTCAAAAGCTATCTATCACACAACAACGTGACCAATACCAATTGGATTTACTTGCGGTTGTGAAGCATGAAGTATTAGCTCTGAGACCAAGCTTAAACAACTCGCCTCTCACAAACTCGATCAATCAATGGCAGCCAGGCTGTGAAGAGCGCATTTCTCGTGAATTGTGCCTGGTTCTCACATTACGAGAAGCAAGAAAGATGAAGCTATCGGGCAAAAAACAACAAGATATCGTAGAGCGACTATTCGCGGGAAATGAAGAAGAATTTGAGCAACTGTGCTTTTTAGTCTTTGGGGAAGCACTCTAAACTCTTATTTGTTGAGACAGTGCATACATTACGGCTCTTCATCCGATACTCTGTTGAAAAGCAGAAAACTCAAATAGAAAAGGCAGCCATTTGAGGCTGCCTTTTAAATTGTTGAGTTGGAATCGAGTTTATTTAACACTCTTTCCGGCAAGTTCAGCAAAACTGGTAATATTCTCTTTCGCTTCTTTCCAAGCTTTTTCCGCATCACCAGCACAAATTGCATTAACCAACGGCTTGTGACTTAAACCACTTTGAGACAAATCGTACTCGATATGAGTCATCTCGATATAGCTTTTCAGTTGATTGGCGATTTGAGCGTATATCTTAGCAAATCGTGGACTGTGACTAAGTTCGACCACTTTTTGGTGGAAGTCAAAATCCATCTTATAAATCGCTAACGAGTCTTCGCCGCTATCACACACACGACAAAATTCGTTAAGAAGTTCAATTAACTCTTCTTTGTCTTGTTCCGTGGCGCGTTCTGCTGCCATCGCAGCGGCTTGGCTCTCAATTGCAACCCTCATATTGTATAGTTCCCACAACTCTTCATCATCAAGCGTGAAAACATGCCAACCGACATAAGGTTTTTGAACAACGAGTCCC
This genomic interval carries:
- a CDS encoding GntR family transcriptional regulator; translation: MKINKQSLEEQATEYIREMITDGQLEQGTKIVESTLSKELELSRSTVRMALNSLSHEGLVVQKPYVGWHVFTLDDEELWELYNMRVAIESQAAAMAAERATEQDKEELIELLNEFCRVCDSGEDSLAIYKMDFDFHQKVVELSHSPRFAKIYAQIANQLKSYIEMTHIEYDLSQSGLSHKPLVNAICAGDAEKAWKEAKENITSFAELAGKSVK
- a CDS encoding heme ABC transporter ATP-binding protein; protein product: MNHTALSGKNISMQYGNRIVLDDISIDIRAGEVTALLGPNGAGKSTLLKLLCGEIPSQNDIEYFGKQKNDWAPSESAKHIAMLPQHSTLTFPFLAKEVVELGAIPLSITNKETTQLALHYMEQTDVLHLADRLYPALSGGEKQRLHLARVLTQLHQSGERKILMLDEPTSALDLAHQHNTLKIAREAAKQHNAAVVVVLHDLNLASQYSDRLVLLHNGKLVCDDTPWNALTPERIEHVYGYRSIVTKHPTLNFPQVHAAA
- a CDS encoding YnjH family protein gives rise to the protein MNLKSRSFIVASMVSVLFSSAALAKSYSTPDAKALIVADSKLGQRVCYYDDKAYTTGAILNVEGVLLLCSDENEFETNGALKWVVFQQDKS
- a CDS encoding 1-acyl-sn-glycerol-3-phosphate acyltransferase; this encodes MTTNNDPYIEIRPYNDDEIPAALDRLIQDDEFISAIINHRFNNKASWFKALMAPVLRIYLKAKWSKLNSVEAIQLEVKKYLRDTLNSTTDGVTFSGLDKLDKNTSYLFVSNHRDIAMDPALVNFGLHQSGHRTVRIAIGDNLLKKPCATELMKLNKSFIVKRSVKAPREMMKALGQLSGYIKHSLETGNSIWIAQKEGRAKDGNDFTDPAILKMFHVEGRKQKVSFGEYTRSLKIVPVSISYQNDPCDIAKAKELYEKAENGRYEKGEFEDIESIIQGIIGYKGKVHVAFGEVIDQEFETPDALANEIDRQIHNNYRVFPINLLAAGREDESITDSVKSQLAEKLQQLPTGAQTYLVASYANPVNNQEV
- a CDS encoding YfcZ/YiiS family protein yields the protein MSIELEQNQVCEACGCAGEMGFIIKEGDDVAEVTIFADSKATLEAELAKYVELAKTVCANVEYNVSALTEESKELKARFKFEVSAEKLIFELKTRSLMR
- a CDS encoding AraC family transcriptional regulator; its protein translation is MNYAIEFHDTHFPFLHVTARKKALKHSLLSVVEGLVIIKLGKQEYAIEPGQYFWIPQDCLSSLTFLPNTRLNRCDFSIRLTDEFPQQAGFFKPSSLLKALVQKLSITQQRDQYQLDLLAVVKHEVLALRPSLNNSPLTNSINQWQPGCEERISRELCLVLTLREARKMKLSGKKQQDIVERLFAGNEEEFEQLCFLVFGEAL
- a CDS encoding TetR/AcrR family transcriptional regulator, with product MPKRSKEDTEITIQKIMDAVVDQLLRLGYDKMSYTTLSQQTGVSRTGISHHFPKKTDFTAALDGRIFKMFVEHLEFDNGLDAFSDSWIKALEDPEFLAILRLLFHHIVTSESAHEFAANGIDRLYKVVESQFGENSAKELEWLIGRSLIQMSK